A genomic stretch from Mesoplodon densirostris isolate mMesDen1 chromosome 3, mMesDen1 primary haplotype, whole genome shotgun sequence includes:
- the RAB24 gene encoding ras-related protein Rab-24: MSGQRVDVKVVMLGKEYVGKTSLVERYVHDRFLVGPYQNTIGAAFVAKVMSVGDRTVTLGIWDTAGSERYEAMSRIYYRGAKAAIVCYDLTDSSSFERAKFWVKELRNLEEGCKIYLCGTKSDLLEEDRRRRRVDFHDVQDYADNIKAQLFETSSKTGQSVDELFQKVAEDYVSVAAFQVMTEDKGVDLGQKANPYFYSCCHH; encoded by the exons ATGAGCGGGCAGCGTGTGGACGTCAAGGTGGTGATGCTGGGCAAGGAGTACGTGGGCAAGACGAGCCTGGTGGAGCGATACGTGCACGATCGCTTCCTGGTGGGGCCCTATCAGAAC ACCATTGGGGCCGCCTTCGTGGCCAAGGTGATGTCCGTCGGAGACCGGACGGTGACTTTGGGTATTTGG GACACAGCAGGCTCTGAGCGCTATGAGGCCATGAGCCGAATCTACTATCGGGGCGCCAAGGCTGCCATCGTCTGCTATG ACCTGACGGACAGCAGCAGCTTTGAACGGGCAAAGTTCTGGGTGAAGGAACTGCGCAACCTAGAGGAG GGCTGTAAGATCTACTTGTGTGGCACCAAGAGTGACCTGCTGGAGGAGGACAGGCGGCGCCGACGTGTGGACTTCCACGACGTCCAGGACTATGCAGACA ATATCAAAGCTCAGCTCTTTGAAACATCCAGCAAGACAGGCCAGAGTGTGG ATGAGCTCTTCCAGAAAGTAGCAGAGGATTACGTCAGTGTGGCCGCCTTCCAGGTGATGACAG AGGACAAGGGCGTGGACCTGGGCCAGAAGGCAAACCCCTACTTCTACAGCTGTTGTCATCACTGA